From one Drosophila subpulchrella strain 33 F10 #4 breed RU33 chromosome 3L, RU_Dsub_v1.1 Primary Assembly, whole genome shotgun sequence genomic stretch:
- the LOC119553460 gene encoding allatostatins MIP has protein sequence MAHTKTRRTYEFLLLLLVLGSACGSLVASGSASSAASNEPGGGGLSEQVVLDQLSESDLYGNNKRAWQSLQSSWGKRSSGGESGDPDIYMTGHFVPLVITDGTNTIDWETFERLASGQTSPQQQQQQQQSNQQQSQSDEDLEELGSEPDVEKRAWKSMNVAWGKRRQAQGWNKFRGAWGKREPTWNNLKGMWGKRDQWQKLHGGWGKRSQLPSN, from the coding sequence ATGGCTCACACGAAGACGAGGAGAACTTACGAatttctgctgctgctcctaGTCCTGGGCAGTGCCTGCGGCAGTTTGGTGGCCAGTGGCAGTGCCTCCAGTGCCGCCTCCAATGAACCAGGAGGCGGAGGCCTCTCCGAACAGGTGGTACTGGATCAACTTAGCGAGAGTGACCTGTATGGCAACAACAAGCGCGCCTGGCAGTCGCTGCAGAGTTCGTGGGGCAAGCGCTCATCCGGCGGAGAATCAGGGGATCCGGATATCTATATGACCGGACACTTTGTGCCCCTGGTGATTACAGATGGCACCAACACCATTGATTGGGAAACCTTTGAGAGGCTGGCCAGTGGACAGACAtcaccacagcagcagcagcagcaacagcaatcgAACCAACAACAATCACAGTCTGATGAGGATTTGGAGGAGCTCGGGAGCGAACCGGATGTGGAGAAGCGGGCCTGGAAGAGCATGAACGTGGCCTGGGGAAAGAGGCGGCAGGCGCAGGGCTGGAACAAGTTCAGGGGCGCCTGGGGCAAGCGCGAACCCACCTGGAACAATCTGAAGGGCATGTGGGGCAAACGCGACCAGTGGCAGAAGCTCCACGGCGGATGGGGCAAGCGCTCCCAGCTGCCCAGCAACTAA